Proteins from a genomic interval of Clostridium scatologenes:
- a CDS encoding TPM domain-containing protein, which produces MNKVNTKLKVILSSLGIIISVLILILPCFVKGAANIPVPTKLKYVNDYVGIVDEDSKNYIVSIGSELESKTGSQAVIVVISSLEGRDIESYSNELFRNWGIGQKGKDNGLLILLSINDKKWRVEVGRGLEGVITDIYSSRIMNSEAVPLFKEGRYGEGLKNVYSIFTRDIAKEYNVSLQGSNQIAQQQKSVSINPVIIYYILGAFALDVLFNKARITKFLFYLMFWNSFGGGPRGGSGGFGGGNQGGFGGGSSSGGGSSGSW; this is translated from the coding sequence ATGAATAAAGTAAATACCAAGTTAAAGGTGATTTTATCATCTTTAGGTATAATAATTTCTGTGTTAATTTTGATTTTGCCTTGTTTTGTAAAAGGAGCTGCAAATATACCTGTACCAACTAAATTAAAATATGTAAATGATTATGTAGGCATTGTTGATGAGGATTCTAAAAATTATATTGTATCCATTGGTAGTGAACTGGAAAGTAAGACTGGTTCACAAGCAGTAATTGTTGTAATCAGTTCACTTGAAGGAAGAGATATAGAATCTTATTCTAATGAACTTTTTAGAAATTGGGGAATTGGACAAAAAGGTAAGGATAATGGTCTTTTAATATTGTTATCAATAAATGATAAAAAGTGGAGAGTGGAAGTAGGAAGAGGACTTGAAGGTGTAATTACAGATATATATTCTTCTAGAATAATGAATAGTGAAGCAGTCCCACTTTTTAAGGAGGGAAGATATGGGGAAGGTTTAAAAAATGTATATTCAATCTTTACAAGAGATATAGCCAAAGAATATAATGTTAGCTTACAAGGGAGTAATCAAATTGCGCAACAGCAAAAATCAGTTTCTATAAATCCTGTAATAATATACTATATTCTAGGTGCTTTTGCATTGGATGTTTTATTTAACAAAGCAAGGATAACTAAATTCCTATTTTATTTGATGTTTTGGAATTCTTTTGGGGGAGGCCCGAGAGGAGGCAGTGGAGGCTTTGGTGGAGGTAACCAAGGTGGATTCGGAGGAGGAAGCTCTAGTGGAGGTGGTTCTTCAGGAAGTTGGTAA
- a CDS encoding aminoglycoside 6-adenylyltransferase — protein MRSEKEMMDLIIAVANNDVRIRAAYLEGSRANPNVPKDIFQDYDIVYVVTETRSFREDKAWIDRFGERLYMQYPEENIYYTSDVENCYGWLIQFTDGNRLDLHVKTLENVLNSLELYKTLVDKDNIMPQKQVLSDEEYWVKKPVPNQFYCTCNEFWWCLNNVAKGLWRNEIPYAMDMINFQIRPMLRRLLEWKIGIDNDFSVSAGKSAKYMDKYLPKGIYEQYLESYSKAQINAIWDAVFLMCDLFQKISLEVSEKLNFPYDLTEARNSKSYLERVKSLPSNATEIY, from the coding sequence ATGCGATCAGAAAAAGAAATGATGGATTTAATCATAGCAGTTGCCAACAATGATGTCCGCATTCGTGCGGCCTACTTAGAAGGTTCACGTGCAAATCCAAATGTACCAAAAGATATCTTTCAAGATTATGATATTGTATATGTTGTTACAGAAACAAGGTCATTCAGAGAGGACAAAGCCTGGATTGATCGATTTGGTGAGCGCTTGTATATGCAATATCCAGAGGAAAATATCTACTACACTTCTGATGTTGAAAATTGCTATGGTTGGCTAATTCAATTCACTGATGGAAATAGATTGGATTTACATGTAAAGACATTAGAAAATGTACTTAATAGTCTAGAATTGTATAAAACACTAGTTGACAAGGACAATATCATGCCTCAAAAACAAGTATTGTCCGATGAAGAATATTGGGTGAAAAAGCCGGTGCCAAATCAATTCTATTGTACATGTAATGAATTTTGGTGGTGTTTAAATAATGTGGCGAAGGGATTATGGAGGAATGAGATTCCATATGCAATGGATATGATAAATTTTCAAATAAGGCCAATGCTTAGGCGGCTGCTGGAATGGAAAATTGGGATTGATAATGATTTTTCAGTCAGCGCAGGGAAATCCGCAAAATACATGGACAAGTATTTGCCGAAAGGGATTTATGAACAATACTTAGAATCTTATTCGAAAGCACAAATAAACGCTATATGGGATGCTGTTTTTCTCATGTGCGATTTGTTTCAGAAAATTTCTTTGGAGGTAAGTGAGAAATTAAATTTCCCCTACGATTTGACAGAAGCAAGAAATAGCAAGAGCTACCTTGAGCGCGTTAAAAGCTTACCGTCCAACGCAACAGAAATATACTAG
- a CDS encoding recombinase family protein, producing MARTKNRETNTAVSQFSYNPTRWNLAKYIRLSKEDLNRGKDDSNSVTNQKKLLDDYYRQHLDEFESAETYVDDGCTGTDTNRADFQRLLADIYAKKVNCVIVKDLSRLSRNYTDAGSLIENLFVQMNVRFISLAEGVDSYLNPDSVSSILVPITNVMNDQYCYQTSKKIRQVFDYKKRNGEFIGSYAPYGYIKDPNDKHALLVDHEAAEVVKKIFSMCLSGMTVRAIVNHLNDHGVMCPSVYKQSQGLKYKCPNGQTQPMWSTITISNMLKNPVYVGDMAQGRNRVKSYKIHKIEAVPEKDWIVVPNTHEPIIDREAFEKVKQLLKRDTRTSPKQKQLYLFSGFLRCADCGRAMSRIASKELYVYYQCGTYKSLSKKACTMHSIKSTRLEAAVLYAIRQQVHLAVSYSAIVSKINLAPLKKSQSIRLNELITAKEKELTKIMRYKQALYQDWKDGHITHNDYRHMSEDYEQQNEAIGTVIANLKKERDELENGIDTENPFLATFRKYENIDKLTREILIELVDHIKVYEGGDISIRFKFADELRRIIQYIEVNSHLQVG from the coding sequence ATGGCACGAACCAAAAACAGGGAAACAAATACTGCTGTTTCTCAATTTTCGTATAATCCTACACGGTGGAATCTTGCAAAATATATCCGGTTATCCAAAGAGGACTTGAATCGTGGCAAGGACGACAGCAACAGTGTCACCAATCAAAAAAAGTTGCTTGATGATTATTACAGACAGCACCTTGATGAATTTGAAAGCGCCGAAACCTATGTTGATGACGGTTGCACAGGTACAGACACGAACCGGGCAGATTTTCAAAGACTGCTGGCCGACATTTACGCGAAAAAGGTAAACTGCGTGATTGTCAAAGACCTTTCCCGTCTTTCCCGTAACTATACGGACGCCGGGAGCCTGATTGAAAATTTGTTTGTTCAGATGAATGTACGCTTTATCAGCTTGGCAGAGGGCGTAGACAGTTATTTGAACCCTGACAGCGTATCAAGTATTCTTGTTCCTATAACGAACGTAATGAACGACCAGTATTGTTACCAAACTTCAAAGAAAATCCGTCAGGTGTTTGACTACAAGAAACGTAATGGCGAATTTATTGGCTCCTATGCCCCCTATGGCTACATCAAAGACCCCAATGATAAACACGCTTTGTTGGTAGACCATGAAGCCGCCGAAGTGGTAAAGAAGATTTTTTCCATGTGTCTAAGCGGTATGACCGTCAGGGCTATTGTGAATCATCTGAACGACCACGGTGTTATGTGTCCTTCCGTTTACAAGCAAAGTCAGGGATTAAAGTACAAATGCCCCAACGGACAGACACAGCCCATGTGGAGTACCATTACTATCAGCAATATGCTGAAAAATCCCGTCTATGTTGGAGATATGGCACAGGGGCGAAACCGTGTGAAAAGCTACAAGATACACAAAATCGAAGCTGTACCTGAAAAAGACTGGATTGTTGTCCCGAATACCCATGAACCGATTATTGACCGCGAAGCCTTTGAAAAGGTTAAGCAACTGCTAAAGCGTGACACCCGCACTTCTCCAAAACAGAAACAGCTTTATCTGTTTAGCGGCTTTCTCCGCTGTGCGGATTGTGGCCGGGCAATGTCGCGGATAGCAAGCAAGGAATTGTACGTTTACTACCAATGCGGAACATATAAGAGCCTTTCTAAAAAAGCCTGCACTATGCACTCTATTAAAAGCACAAGGCTTGAAGCGGCTGTACTCTATGCAATCCGGCAACAGGTACATCTTGCAGTCAGCTATTCCGCCATTGTATCAAAAATTAACTTGGCTCCGCTCAAAAAAAGCCAGTCGATACGGCTGAATGAACTGATTACCGCAAAAGAAAAAGAGCTTACCAAAATCATGCGGTACAAGCAAGCACTTTATCAGGACTGGAAAGACGGTCATATCACACATAATGATTACCGCCACATGAGTGAAGATTATGAACAGCAAAATGAAGCCATTGGCACAGTGATTGCCAATCTGAAAAAAGAGCGGGACGAACTGGAAAATGGCATTGACACCGAAAATCCTTTTTTAGCAACTTTCCGAAAATACGAGAACATCGACAAGCTGACAAGAGAAATCTTAATCGAACTGGTTGACCATATCAAAGTATACGAGGGCGGCGACATAAGCATACGGTTTAAGTTTGCCGACGAGCTGCGCCGCATTATCCAGTATATCGAAGTCAACTCGCATTTACAGGTAGGATAA
- a CDS encoding SpoIIE family protein phosphatase, with translation MKGKEAPKEFSSSYIKNVSRILLVSNIIISFAVIITAFLGYVNTKNSLIKKAKSQDIIFMVKSMAAKIDGRINRAVETSYIFSRDPLNIEWVKGEEKDEALGNLVLNNLKNIATSYDYNYFFLAEVKTKKYYFREKTNKKINNKNYVVLSENNPEDTWFYEMLKSKKEMSFNVNYDRAMNDDFIFVNTIMGSVENPVGITGVALSLNSITKEFKNFKVGEKSSLWMVDDKGVIKLSDKRKDIGKKVEGILPVDVVKQIESEPKSQIEKVRVAQYYDSNNEIVDYAYSKLNSTDWTLFYKIPRKESISLIDSLRLNTIITVILVLIFFMLLYYFISKKIANPYKQVMLLNSELDYKVNIRTKELKESNEKIRDSIEYAKRLQESILPLNSEIRKAFKDSFVIWKPRDIVGGDFFWLRQIDDVTILAVGDCTGHGVPGALMTMTVNAILHNIVINVNKDDPSIILKELHTRLKDTLNKNSNPESVDDGLDIAIFCISKKSNLLYCSANLDLYIKNGEEVKTFKPQTKGVGYNYIELKENLCNENILIEEGDILIVTTDGFIHQNGGQKNYPFGKKRFYNMIEKCEVKDLASMKLEFENTLEQYINNDEQRDDITVFAFKIK, from the coding sequence ATGAAAGGAAAAGAAGCACCAAAGGAATTTAGCAGTTCTTATATAAAAAATGTTTCTAGAATACTTCTTGTATCTAATATAATTATATCCTTTGCAGTAATTATTACAGCTTTTTTAGGATATGTAAATACCAAAAATTCTCTTATAAAGAAAGCTAAGTCACAGGATATTATTTTTATGGTAAAATCAATGGCAGCTAAGATAGATGGACGGATTAATAGAGCGGTTGAAACTTCTTATATTTTTTCAAGAGATCCTCTAAATATAGAATGGGTAAAGGGAGAAGAAAAGGATGAAGCACTTGGAAATTTAGTTTTAAATAATCTAAAAAATATTGCAACTTCTTATGATTATAACTACTTTTTTCTAGCAGAAGTAAAGACAAAAAAATATTATTTTAGAGAAAAGACAAATAAGAAGATAAATAACAAAAATTATGTGGTTTTATCAGAAAATAATCCTGAAGATACATGGTTTTATGAAATGCTTAAATCAAAAAAAGAAATGAGCTTTAATGTGAATTATGATAGAGCAATGAATGATGATTTCATTTTTGTAAATACCATTATGGGAAGTGTAGAAAATCCTGTTGGAATAACTGGTGTTGCTTTAAGTTTAAATAGCATAACAAAAGAATTTAAAAACTTTAAGGTGGGAGAAAAAAGCAGTCTTTGGATGGTGGATGATAAAGGTGTAATTAAGCTCTCTGATAAAAGGAAAGATATAGGCAAAAAAGTTGAAGGGATTTTGCCAGTAGATGTTGTAAAACAGATTGAAAGTGAGCCTAAGAGCCAAATAGAGAAAGTTAGAGTGGCACAATATTATGATTCTAATAATGAAATTGTAGATTATGCCTATAGTAAGCTAAATTCAACTGATTGGACTTTGTTTTATAAAATTCCAAGAAAAGAAAGTATTTCTTTAATTGACTCATTAAGATTAAATACTATTATAACTGTAATTTTAGTTTTAATATTTTTTATGTTATTATATTATTTTATTTCTAAAAAAATTGCAAATCCATACAAACAAGTTATGTTGTTGAATAGCGAACTTGATTATAAGGTTAATATTAGAACTAAGGAGTTAAAAGAGTCTAATGAAAAAATAAGAGATAGTATTGAATATGCTAAAAGATTACAAGAATCTATTTTACCTTTGAATAGTGAAATAAGAAAAGCATTTAAAGATAGTTTTGTAATTTGGAAGCCTAGAGATATAGTTGGAGGAGACTTCTTTTGGCTAAGACAGATTGACGATGTAACTATATTAGCAGTAGGAGATTGTACAGGACATGGTGTTCCAGGTGCTCTTATGACTATGACAGTAAATGCAATACTTCATAATATAGTTATTAATGTGAATAAAGATGATCCTAGTATAATATTAAAAGAACTTCATACTAGGCTTAAGGATACTTTAAACAAAAATTCTAATCCAGAAAGTGTTGATGATGGATTGGATATAGCAATCTTTTGTATAAGTAAAAAATCTAATTTGCTATATTGTAGTGCTAACTTAGATTTGTATATTAAAAATGGTGAAGAAGTTAAGACTTTTAAGCCACAAACTAAAGGAGTTGGGTACAATTATATAGAACTTAAAGAAAATTTATGTAATGAAAATATATTAATTGAAGAAGGAGACATACTTATAGTTACTACTGATGGCTTTATTCATCAAAATGGAGGCCAAAAAAATTATCCTTTTGGAAAGAAACGTTTTTATAATATGATTGAAAAATGTGAAGTTAAAGATTTGGCTTCAATGAAGCTTGAGTTTGAGAACACTCTTGAGCAGTATATAAATAATGATGAGCAAAGAGATGACATTACTGTTTTTGCATTTAAAATCAAATAA
- a CDS encoding RNA polymerase sigma factor codes for MAKINLRDYYPFYNSDFFVEISDEIKDALLEAERLEKNYIRRRFYNKAHYSLDADDGIEKDILFESLSPCEIYERKITSEQLHSAIAYLPDKQGKRIYAHYILGMSKSDIARAEGINEKAVRVAIEKGLKSMEKFLKKS; via the coding sequence ATGGCAAAAATCAATCTGCGGGATTATTACCCGTTTTATAATTCAGACTTTTTTGTTGAGATATCAGATGAAATCAAGGACGCTTTGCTGGAAGCAGAACGTTTGGAGAAAAACTACATTCGCCGCCGCTTCTATAACAAAGCCCACTATTCGCTGGACGCTGACGACGGGATCGAAAAGGATATTCTTTTTGAATCCCTTTCCCCTTGCGAGATTTACGAGCGTAAAATTACTTCCGAACAACTGCACTCCGCAATCGCTTACTTGCCGGACAAGCAAGGAAAACGAATTTATGCCCATTACATACTCGGTATGAGTAAATCCGATATTGCACGGGCAGAGGGTATAAATGAAAAAGCCGTCAGAGTTGCTATTGAGAAAGGGTTGAAAAGCATGGAGAAATTTTTGAAAAAGTCTTAA
- a CDS encoding class I SAM-dependent methyltransferase, protein MFQISSFKNTKLYYKILNISYFFEDLFKNKEKILDSFGINKGYIILDYGCGTGRHLKYSSKLVGTTGTVYALDINEASIEFVKKLVNRESLKNITSILLKDSLQLINNDSVDVIYALDMFHQVKNPNKFFKDLHRMITKNGRLYLADGHQPRKITKQKIGQSNLWYIEEEYEDYIKCKPRKI, encoded by the coding sequence GTGTTTCAAATTAGTAGTTTTAAGAATACAAAATTATACTATAAGATTTTAAATATATCATATTTCTTTGAAGATTTATTTAAAAACAAAGAAAAAATACTTGATAGTTTCGGCATTAATAAAGGATATATTATTTTAGACTACGGCTGTGGCACAGGAAGGCACTTAAAATACTCATCTAAGCTAGTAGGCACAACAGGTACAGTTTACGCTTTGGATATAAATGAAGCTTCTATTGAATTTGTAAAAAAACTTGTAAATAGAGAAAGCCTTAAGAATATTACCTCCATCCTATTAAAGGATAGTTTACAATTAATAAATAATGATTCAGTAGATGTAATATATGCTTTGGACATGTTTCATCAAGTAAAAAATCCAAATAAATTTTTTAAAGACTTACATAGGATGATTACGAAAAATGGAAGGTTATATCTTGCAGATGGACATCAACCTAGGAAAATTACTAAACAAAAAATTGGTCAATCAAATTTATGGTATATTGAAGAAGAATATGAGGATTATATAAAATGTAAACCAAGAAAAATATAG
- a CDS encoding GGDEF domain-containing protein has product MSIDYDFFEAEKTLIKESKELIKSEKHDKKVLIENFSQVIEKFDKMIRDAEKIIKISDGQQEYLHRIQSDLKKEIEDRIRAEEKLKYFAAIDTLTGCYNRGMGIALLENEIKSIRRNKGIFSICYIDVNGLKYVNDNFGHFEGDELIVTMCKSIKKAVREKDILCRLGGDEFLVLFSNSEIKNVENIVERIKSNISMENEKKIKPYYISFSYGIFEVDYDSNLSIDEIIRKADAKMYENKQKYKNLELTCNS; this is encoded by the coding sequence GTGTCTATTGATTATGATTTTTTTGAAGCAGAAAAGACACTAATTAAAGAATCAAAAGAATTAATTAAAAGTGAAAAACATGATAAGAAAGTTTTAATTGAAAATTTTTCACAAGTTATTGAAAAATTTGATAAGATGATAAGAGATGCTGAAAAGATAATCAAAATTAGCGATGGTCAGCAAGAATATCTTCATAGAATTCAAAGTGATTTAAAAAAAGAAATTGAAGATAGGATAAGAGCAGAAGAAAAACTAAAATATTTTGCAGCCATAGATACACTTACAGGTTGCTACAATAGGGGTATGGGAATAGCTCTTTTAGAGAATGAAATAAAAAGTATAAGAAGGAACAAAGGTATTTTTTCCATTTGCTATATAGATGTAAATGGATTGAAATATGTTAATGATAATTTTGGCCATTTTGAAGGTGATGAACTCATTGTAACCATGTGCAAATCCATTAAGAAAGCCGTAAGAGAAAAGGATATTTTATGCAGATTAGGTGGAGATGAATTTTTAGTTCTTTTTTCAAACAGTGAAATTAAAAATGTAGAAAATATTGTAGAAAGAATTAAATCTAATATAAGTATGGAAAATGAAAAGAAGATAAAACCTTATTATATTTCTTTTAGTTACGGAATATTTGAAGTAGATTATGATAGTAATTTAAGCATTGATGAAATTATACGAAAAGCAGATGCAAAAATGTATGAAAATAAACAAAAGTATAAAAATCTAGAATTAACTTGTAATAGTTAG
- a CDS encoding DUF6870 family protein, translating into MVNLEQIITMQDVDIATVDKSQLTDVSGIDFDNSLPQRERAAHILKQVKNPYCFRHGDTAVKVEFPEDGPPLQDVITNFLIRQKSGL; encoded by the coding sequence ATGGTAAATCTGGAACAGATCATCACAATGCAAGATGTGGATATTGCCACAGTGGATAAATCACAGTTGACAGATGTTAGCGGAATCGACTTTGATAACAGCCTGCCTCAAAGGGAACGTGCGGCACATATTTTGAAGCAGGTAAAAAACCCTTACTGCTTCCGTCATGGAGATACTGCGGTAAAGGTAGAGTTCCCGGAGGACGGCCCCCCCTTGCAGGATGTAATTACAAACTTTCTTATACGGCAGAAAAGCGGCCTGTAA
- a CDS encoding alpha/beta fold hydrolase, giving the protein MAAVRYNLQKLEKNFVVVNWDQPGSGKSYYATNIKNLNVNNYIQDGYALTKYLCKTFKKDKIYLVGESWGSALGIFLAEKYPKQYYSFIGTGQMIDFSKTEELDYKKAIEIAEIKNDTNKVSKLKSNGYPPYYGTDVTWKSAEYLNYLSSYMEKDPEIYNSRFNTWRDIFSPEYDLIDKINFMRGLINTFNHVYPQLYNIDLRKDYSKIKIPVYFFIGKHDINAPLSLIEDYYNILDAPHKEIIWFEHSGHSPWINESDNFVNQVNKILIGK; this is encoded by the coding sequence ATGGCAGCAGTACGCTATAATCTTCAAAAACTCGAGAAGAATTTTGTTGTTGTGAATTGGGATCAGCCTGGTTCTGGAAAATCCTATTATGCTACAAATATTAAAAACTTAAATGTAAATAATTATATTCAAGACGGATATGCTCTAACTAAATATTTATGTAAAACATTTAAAAAGGACAAAATTTATTTAGTTGGTGAGTCATGGGGAAGTGCCCTTGGTATATTTTTGGCTGAAAAATATCCAAAACAGTATTACAGTTTTATTGGAACAGGGCAAATGATTGATTTTTCTAAAACAGAAGAATTAGATTATAAGAAAGCTATTGAAATAGCTGAGATTAAAAATGATACTAATAAGGTTTCAAAACTAAAATCAAATGGCTATCCACCATATTATGGAACAGATGTTACTTGGAAAAGTGCAGAGTATTTAAATTACTTAAGCTCTTATATGGAAAAAGACCCGGAAATATATAATTCCCGATTTAATACTTGGAGAGATATTTTTTCACCAGAATATGATCTTATAGATAAGATTAACTTTATGAGGGGACTTATTAATACCTTCAATCATGTTTATCCTCAACTTTATAATATTGATTTAAGAAAAGATTATTCCAAAATAAAAATACCAGTTTATTTTTTTATAGGAAAACACGACATTAATGCTCCTCTTTCATTAATTGAAGACTATTACAATATTTTAGATGCTCCCCATAAAGAAATTATTTGGTTTGAGCATTCTGGACATAGTCCTTGGATTAATGAAAGTGATAACTTTGTTAATCAAGTGAATAAAATTCTAATTGGCAAATAA
- a CDS encoding cysteine-rich KTR domain-containing protein gives MIEVQWLLCPICGNKTRLKIRKDTILENFPLYCPKCKQESLINVLQLNMSVIKEPDAKTQSR, from the coding sequence ATGATTGAAGTTCAATGGTTACTATGTCCTATATGTGGCAATAAAACAAGACTGAAAATTAGGAAAGATACAATCCTCGAAAACTTCCCCCTATACTGTCCCAAATGTAAACAAGAATCTCTAATCAATGTGCTACAACTCAATATGTCAGTTATCAAAGAGCCAGACGCAAAGACGCAGAGCCGATAA
- a CDS encoding DUF1987 domain-containing protein: MDNFVIENTKSTPYVEVDPEHNKLIFKGESYPENAYGFYEPIYNLIDEYFVEFEKLTADIQLSYINTSSIKCLIMLFDKLNTNYNNGNDITINWYYDEDNGFDYDMGQDFKMDIDIPFNFISISDEE, from the coding sequence ATGGATAATTTTGTTATTGAAAATACTAAAAGTACTCCTTACGTGGAGGTTGATCCGGAGCATAATAAATTGATTTTTAAAGGTGAATCTTATCCAGAAAATGCTTATGGTTTTTACGAGCCTATTTATAATTTGATAGATGAATATTTTGTTGAATTTGAAAAACTGACTGCAGATATTCAACTTTCCTATATAAATACTAGTAGTATAAAGTGTTTAATTATGTTATTTGACAAGTTAAATACTAATTATAATAATGGAAATGATATTACTATAAATTGGTATTATGATGAAGATAATGGATTCGATTATGATATGGGACAAGATTTTAAAATGGATATAGATATTCCTTTTAATTTTATTTCAATTAGTGATGAGGAATAA
- a CDS encoding SiaB family protein kinase, which yields MENTIYVLQKKLRQSNIEFIFSGTFSQGLIEELGLALKQRMQLQQAKKSKISSVFFTFIEQTQNIKQYEVSKENTEEILTIAGSGVIAISKTESGYCINSGNIILNEDISVLKDKLDKIVEMDNVELTNYFREVSRKEIDMNKGTCGLGLIQIARKATEKIEYNFAKIDDRYSYYTMTVRI from the coding sequence TTGGAAAATACAATATATGTGCTTCAAAAAAAATTAAGACAGTCAAACATTGAATTCATATTTTCAGGAACATTTTCTCAAGGATTAATAGAAGAACTTGGACTAGCCTTAAAGCAGAGAATGCAGCTTCAGCAGGCCAAGAAGAGTAAAATTAGCTCGGTTTTTTTTACATTTATTGAGCAAACTCAAAATATTAAGCAATATGAAGTATCAAAGGAAAATACAGAAGAGATTTTGACTATAGCTGGTTCTGGTGTAATAGCTATTTCAAAAACTGAATCTGGATATTGTATAAATTCAGGAAATATTATTTTAAATGAAGATATTTCAGTTTTGAAAGATAAACTAGATAAAATAGTAGAAATGGACAATGTAGAGCTTACTAATTATTTTAGAGAAGTATCAAGAAAAGAAATTGATATGAATAAAGGTACATGCGGTCTTGGCTTGATTCAAATTGCAAGAAAAGCTACTGAAAAAATAGAATATAACTTTGCAAAAATAGATGATAGATATTCTTATTACACAATGACTGTTAGGATATGA
- a CDS encoding LemA family protein — MSRRLKTSLIVIGILLIIFLPLIGSYNSIVGLEQKVSAAQANIDTQLQRRSDLIPNLVETVKGYAAQEKTIFTDVANARAKLAGAQTVTDRANADAELSSSLSRLLVIVERYPDLKSNQNFKDLSIALEGTENRIGIARQDYNTAVNNYNTSIRRFPNSIISGMFGFSQKTYYKASQGAQEVPKVNFTR; from the coding sequence ATGAGTAGAAGATTAAAAACGTCTTTAATTGTCATAGGAATATTGTTAATTATATTTTTACCTTTAATAGGTAGTTATAATTCTATTGTAGGATTAGAGCAGAAAGTTAGTGCAGCACAGGCTAATATTGATACTCAGCTGCAAAGAAGATCAGATTTGATACCAAACTTAGTTGAAACTGTAAAAGGTTATGCAGCTCAAGAAAAAACAATATTTACAGATGTGGCAAATGCACGAGCTAAGCTTGCTGGAGCACAGACAGTTACTGATAGAGCAAATGCAGATGCAGAGCTTTCATCCTCACTTTCAAGACTTTTGGTAATTGTTGAAAGATATCCAGATTTAAAATCCAATCAAAATTTTAAAGATTTATCTATTGCTTTGGAGGGCACAGAAAATAGAATAGGAATTGCTAGACAAGATTATAATACTGCTGTGAATAACTATAATACATCCATAAGAAGGTTTCCAAATTCAATAATTTCAGGTATGTTTGGTTTTTCTCAAAAAACATATTATAAGGCTAGTCAAGGAGCACAGGAAGTTCCAAAGGTGAATTTTACAAGATAG